In one Drosophila pseudoobscura strain MV-25-SWS-2005 chromosome X, UCI_Dpse_MV25, whole genome shotgun sequence genomic region, the following are encoded:
- the LOC6901527 gene encoding uncharacterized protein, with amino-acid sequence MCACESNLTNSKKQMENAVKKEVEGSDVETDEKFEGITVDAADQQLVASYRRYSPDLCTSLSDSSTDSSDTSNSWDYKRRGVNNKKLHKMRAAAMRLPKGPSLSPNARTSSSSSPSSPGGADAEPEKPISPPSCKRLKISDITSEASAPNVGTKSDAHRKRLEVFKQNLRVVNERIAKKYSELNCSGVRAAPGTIRRLRGGACVGINKFDDNPKKNPETKTEEKSAKKN; translated from the coding sequence ATGTGTGCTTGTGAATCTAATTTGAccaacagcaaaaaacaaatggaaaacgCTGTTAAAAAAGAGGTAGAAGGCTCAGATGTGGAAACAGACGAGAAATTTGAAGGTATCACAGTGGATGCCGCAGATCAGCAGCTGGTGGCTTCGTATCGGCGTTACAGTCCAGATCTTTGCACTTCGTTAAGCGACTCGAGCACCGATTCTTCTGATACCAGCAACAGCTGGGACTACAAGCGACGCGGcgttaacaacaaaaaacttcACAAGATGCGTGCCGCCGCCATGCGTTTACCGAAAGGACCATCCCTCTCGCCCAACGCAAGGACAAGTTCATCAAGCTCTCCATCCAGCCCAGGTGGAGCTGACGCTGAGCCGGAAAAGCCTATCAGTCCCCCATCCTGTAAGCGGCTGAAGATCTCGGACATCACTTCGGAAGCGAGTGCCCCGAATGTGGGCACAAAATCAGACGCCCATCGGAAAAGACTGGAAGTGTTTAAGCAGAATCTGCGTGTGGTCAATGAACGGATAGCCAAGAAGTATTCAGAGCTCAACTGCAGCGGTGTACGTGCTGCCCCCGGTACCATCCGGCGTCTTCGTGGAGGTGCCTGTGTTGGCATCAATAAATTTGATGacaatccaaaaaaaaatccagAAACAAAGACTGAGGAGAAGAGCGCAAAGAAGAACTAG